One part of the Denticeps clupeoides chromosome 16, fDenClu1.1, whole genome shotgun sequence genome encodes these proteins:
- the LOC114766077 gene encoding receptor-interacting serine/threonine-protein kinase 2 isoform X1, with translation MSAGTLREEDVEKVEVVWTQAGSCLRARLRTTGRPVAIRLVTCRSVAQRVLVPVHSDRVLVPLGVLQTRFFMGLVCDWMPEGSLHTLLYETLIYPEVPLCLRLRILSDVAEGLSHLHDIPVSHQALKATNVVLDHQYRAKLCDWGVSGVPDCGSPSSEDVVYVSPEVLTGSVPSVEADMYSFGVLFHETLNEQRHHHGITQMKELVLYTKECKRLGEECHILPKDTPQGHTFNQLVTECWNSDPQCRTSAKEFVLELKKALMTFDPVAPHKAALQLKERKERALLSCKYSLSYEQTIDLNNMEGCGAFKNLKKMMIKTLPVNVPKSTQQSSSNNLSSHPVLHCRSHRIRCCLDRATPPTGLSAFPSVPVHRGNSALQPCSPVWPRSTCSSPSSPKHGSPSPPSAYPFPPQRRSSCCRLLQEKRGAVIQAMTEGRLNHILDVLRSRQALTRESYELIQAGLTLDARTRALLDTCECLGEKASALVVSTLRQVGHAHLL, from the exons ATGTCTGCTGGGACGCTGcgggaggaggacgtggagaaggtggaggtcGTGTGGACGCAGGCGGGCTCCTGTCTGCGGGCCCGTCTCAGGACCACGGGGCGGCCTGTTGCCATCCGGCTGGTGACATGTCGCTCCGTGGCACAGAG GGTTCTGGTACCAGTGCACTCAGACCGGGTTCTTGTCCCGCTGGGAGTGTTACAGACCAGGTTCTTCATGGGACTGGTGTGTGACTGGATGCCTGAAGGTTCCCTGCATACGCTGCTGTATGAA ACGCTGATTTATCCAGAGGTTCCTCTTTGCCTCCGACTGCGAATCCTCTCAGATGTAGCCGAGGGTCTGTCCCACTTGCACGATATTCCCGTTTCGCACCAGGCCCTGAAGGCCACCAACGTTGTCTTGGACCACCAGTACCGGGCCAAG TTGTGTGACTGGGGCGTATCCGGCGTGCCGGACTGCGGCTCACCTTCCTCAGAGGACGTGGTGTACGTGTCCCCTGAGGTTCTGACTGGAAGCGTGCCTTCGGTTGAGGCTGACATGTACAG CTTTGGTGTTCTCTTCCACGAAACGCTAAATGAACAGCGACATCATCATG GCATCACGCAGATGAAGGAACTGGTTCTCTACACTAAAGAATGTAAAAGATTGGGGGAAGAGTGTCATATTTTGCCCAAGGATACACCTCAGGGTCACACCTTCAACCAGCTTGTAACCGAGTGTTGGAACAGCGATCCACAATGCCGCACATCAGCTAAAG AATTTGTTCTTGAATTGAAGAAGGCTttgatgacctttgaccctgtgGCTCCTCACAAAGCAGCTCTCCAGCTGAAAGAGCGAAAG GAGAGGGCACTGCTCAGTTGTAAATATTCACTTTCCTACGAGCAAACAATTGACCTCAACAACATGGAG GGCTGTGGTGCTTTCAAGAATCTCAAGAAGATGATGATCAAGACCCTACCAGTGAATGTGCCAAAATCCACTCAGCAGTCCAGTAGCAACAATCTGAGCAGCCACCCTGTATTACACTGTCGCAGCCACCGGATCAGATGCTGCCTtg ACAGAGCAACACCTCCAACTGGACTTTCAGCATTTCCGTCCGTCCCGGTGCATCGTGGGAATTCTGCCCTTCAGCCATGCAGTCCAGTTTGGCCACGCTCCACCTGCAGCTCGCCCTCATCCCCAAAACACGGCAGCCCCAGCCCACCCAGCGCATACC CCTTTCCTCCACAAAGACGCTCGAGCTGCTGCCGCCTGCTGCAGGAGAAGCGTGGCGCTGTTATACAGGCCATGACGGAGGGACGCCTTAACCACATCCTGGACGTCCTGAGGTCCCGGCAGGCGCTGACCCGGGAGTCGTACGAGCTCATCCAAGCGGGTCTGACGCTGGACGCGCGCACCCGGGCTTTGCTGGACACCTGCGAGTGCCTCGGAGAGAAGGCCTCCGCACTGGTCGTCAGCACACTCAGACAAGTCGGCCACGCCCATCTGTTGTAG
- the LOC114766077 gene encoding receptor-interacting serine/threonine-protein kinase 2 isoform X2, whose amino-acid sequence MSAGTLREEDVEKVEVVWTQAGSCLRARLRTTGRPVAIRLVTCRSVAQRVLVPVHSDRVLVPLGVLQTRFFMGLVCDWMPEGSLHTLLYETLIYPEVPLCLRLRILSDVAEGLSHLHDIPVSHQALKATNVVLDHQYRAKLCDWGVSGVPDCGSPSSEDVVYVSPEVLTGSVPSVEADMYSFGVLFHETLNEQRHHHEFVLELKKALMTFDPVAPHKAALQLKERKERALLSCKYSLSYEQTIDLNNMEGCGAFKNLKKMMIKTLPVNVPKSTQQSSSNNLSSHPVLHCRSHRIRCCLDRATPPTGLSAFPSVPVHRGNSALQPCSPVWPRSTCSSPSSPKHGSPSPPSAYPFPPQRRSSCCRLLQEKRGAVIQAMTEGRLNHILDVLRSRQALTRESYELIQAGLTLDARTRALLDTCECLGEKASALVVSTLRQVGHAHLL is encoded by the exons ATGTCTGCTGGGACGCTGcgggaggaggacgtggagaaggtggaggtcGTGTGGACGCAGGCGGGCTCCTGTCTGCGGGCCCGTCTCAGGACCACGGGGCGGCCTGTTGCCATCCGGCTGGTGACATGTCGCTCCGTGGCACAGAG GGTTCTGGTACCAGTGCACTCAGACCGGGTTCTTGTCCCGCTGGGAGTGTTACAGACCAGGTTCTTCATGGGACTGGTGTGTGACTGGATGCCTGAAGGTTCCCTGCATACGCTGCTGTATGAA ACGCTGATTTATCCAGAGGTTCCTCTTTGCCTCCGACTGCGAATCCTCTCAGATGTAGCCGAGGGTCTGTCCCACTTGCACGATATTCCCGTTTCGCACCAGGCCCTGAAGGCCACCAACGTTGTCTTGGACCACCAGTACCGGGCCAAG TTGTGTGACTGGGGCGTATCCGGCGTGCCGGACTGCGGCTCACCTTCCTCAGAGGACGTGGTGTACGTGTCCCCTGAGGTTCTGACTGGAAGCGTGCCTTCGGTTGAGGCTGACATGTACAG CTTTGGTGTTCTCTTCCACGAAACGCTAAATGAACAGCGACATCATCATG AATTTGTTCTTGAATTGAAGAAGGCTttgatgacctttgaccctgtgGCTCCTCACAAAGCAGCTCTCCAGCTGAAAGAGCGAAAG GAGAGGGCACTGCTCAGTTGTAAATATTCACTTTCCTACGAGCAAACAATTGACCTCAACAACATGGAG GGCTGTGGTGCTTTCAAGAATCTCAAGAAGATGATGATCAAGACCCTACCAGTGAATGTGCCAAAATCCACTCAGCAGTCCAGTAGCAACAATCTGAGCAGCCACCCTGTATTACACTGTCGCAGCCACCGGATCAGATGCTGCCTtg ACAGAGCAACACCTCCAACTGGACTTTCAGCATTTCCGTCCGTCCCGGTGCATCGTGGGAATTCTGCCCTTCAGCCATGCAGTCCAGTTTGGCCACGCTCCACCTGCAGCTCGCCCTCATCCCCAAAACACGGCAGCCCCAGCCCACCCAGCGCATACC CCTTTCCTCCACAAAGACGCTCGAGCTGCTGCCGCCTGCTGCAGGAGAAGCGTGGCGCTGTTATACAGGCCATGACGGAGGGACGCCTTAACCACATCCTGGACGTCCTGAGGTCCCGGCAGGCGCTGACCCGGGAGTCGTACGAGCTCATCCAAGCGGGTCTGACGCTGGACGCGCGCACCCGGGCTTTGCTGGACACCTGCGAGTGCCTCGGAGAGAAGGCCTCCGCACTGGTCGTCAGCACACTCAGACAAGTCGGCCACGCCCATCTGTTGTAG
- the LOC114766081 gene encoding adhesion G-protein coupled receptor G5-like, protein MARDLPVGTALKIVSLFFLFGQGESFNNDRHWKMCGTWQHGSGNKTLEYDLRKGCSNITITANESSLSIHGYITARHNSSNRFDLGDIGQDTKFCLYWDPLLDQLLVEVDRNNYTVLIASGLQESCCTDLSHKAQQNKADKYGIKDAMIWTDPFNSELYGSHLFFGDIINCKREFCEKTSHDSRTVNMIEEAMMESRVVGRVNLECAQGSVLEMSKTFEGQKITLLSPRSKMSPTIYLPAGLRPLARNKAKVVCTYFSNNTLFKKSVPANNLILDDVVGISVENEVITDLSEPIKIGFHHSSLSTHYLRQCVSWDTRKEPNVVTWSTNGCKTVLLSEDNTECHCNHLTYFSILVQLEQNDEVRHLEALTFISTIGCTISAISCCILFYSLCKKSKKAQDRSTPVHRGLVVALFFLSVFFILTGVFASVGKESVCRIAGALLHYFLLSSLSWMAVEIFHTFWMIYMVFSTYRPTLLYFLGFVIPMIPVAVLSFRSDIYGVREIVPSDNSSHPFHMCWMKDSGPALLANYITNISFVAFIFCAGLVMLYLVFRKIRDREEWRKNRMTFLSILALSCLFGSTWGLTLISFGPLSTPVRFLFCILNSLQGFFIMLRYFALERVRKARDSVLDGSSTGSTRQHMLQTQEKS, encoded by the exons ATGGCACGAGATCTGCCCGTGGGAACTGCCCTGAAAATAGTCTCCCTCTTTTTTCTGTTTGGACAAG GTGAATCTTTTAACAATGATAGACACTGGAAGATGTGTGGAACGTGGCAGCATGGCAGTGGAAACAAAACCTTGGAGTATGACTTGAGGAAGGGCTGCAGCAACATCACCATCACAGCCAATGAGAGCAGCCTCTCCATACACGGTTACATCACAGCTCGCCACAACAGTTCCAACCGCTTCGATCTGGGAGATATCGGGCAAGACACCAAGTTCTGTCTCTACTGGGATCCGTTGTTGGATCAGCTGCTTGTGGAGgtggacagaaataattacacggtCCTCATAGCAAGTGGACTGCAGGAGAGCTGCTGTACTGACCTCTCTCATAAGGCCCAGCAAAACAAGGCAGATAAATATGGCATCAAGGATGCCATGATCTGGACTGACCCCTTCAACAGTGAGCTCTATGGATCCCATTTGTTTTTTGGAGACATAATAAATTGCA AAAGGGAGTTTTGTGAAAAGACCAGCCACGATTCTAGAACAGTGAACAT GATAGAGGAAGCCATGATGGAGTCACGTGTCGTGGGAAGAGTGAATTTAGAGTGTGCTCAAGGTTCTGTACTGGAAATGAGCAAGACTTTCGAAGGCCAAAAGATCACTCTTCTT AGCCCTCGATCAAAAATGTCCCCCACAATTTATCTGCCTGCTGGTCTGAGGCCTTTAGCTAGAAATAAGGCCAAAGTGGTGTGCACCTATTTTAGCAACAACACCTTATTCAAG AAAAGTGTTCCTGCAAACAACCTAATTCTGGATGATGTTGTTGGAATCTCGGTGGAGAATGAAGTCATCACTGACCTTTCTGAGCCAATAAAAATTGGTTTCCACCACTCAAGCCTGTCA acacATTATTTAAGACAATGTGTTTCCTGGGACACAAGAAAAG AACCTAATGTGGTCACCTGGTCAACAAATGGATGTAAAACTGTTCTATTATCTGAAGATAACACAGAATGCCACTGTAACCATCTCACTTACTTTTCCATTCTGGTG CAACTCGAACAAAATGATGAAGTGCGCCATCTAGAGGCCCTGACCTTCATTAGCACTATAGGCTGCACCATATCTGCCATCAGCTGCTGCATCCTGTTCTATTCTCTCTGCAAAAAGAG TAAGAAAGCTCAGGACCGCTCAACCCCAGTCCATCGTGGCCTGGTGGTAGCACTGTTCTTCCTCAGTGTGTTCTTCATCCTGACTGGTGTGTTTGCCAGCGTTGGAAAAGAAAGTGTGTGCCGCATTGCAGGAGCGCTGCTTCACTATTTTCTACTGTCTTCTTTGTCCTGGATGGCTGTGGAAATATTCCATACTTTCTGGATGATATACATGGTATTCAGCACCTACCGACCCACCCTCTTGTACTTTCTTGGCTTTG TTATTCCAATGATCCCAGTTGCTGTTTTGAGCTTCAGGAGTGACATCTATGGTGTCAGAGAGATTGTACCCAGTGATAATTCCAGTCACCCCTTTCATAT GTGTTGGATGAAAGACTCTGGCCCCGCCCTTCTTGCCAACTATATTACCAACATCAGTTTTGTGGCATTCATTTTTTGTGCTGGACTGGTCATGCTCTACTTGGTCTTCAGAAAGatcagagacagagaggagtgGAGAAAGAACCGGATGACATTCCTAAGCATTTTGGCCCTCAGTTGCCTTTTCGGATCCACATGGGGTCTGACCTTGATCAGCTTTGGGCCACTCTCAACACCTGTCCGGTTCCTGTTCTGCATCTTAAACTCCCTGCAAG GATTTTTTATCATGTTGCGGTACTTTGCACTGGAACGGGTACGGAAGGCGAGGGATTCTGTCTTGGATGGCAGCAGCACAGGATCCACTCGACAGCATATGCTGCAGACCCAGGAGAAGAGCTGA